A stretch of Tripterygium wilfordii isolate XIE 37 chromosome 11, ASM1340144v1, whole genome shotgun sequence DNA encodes these proteins:
- the LOC120008778 gene encoding uncharacterized protein LOC120008778 — MNSSGYAPVVGLTQDGGFPSLDSQQKTYVMPVEIKEEGGRGLTYEHNMEKVPTIYDLQCTVMKEGESLGEMIRAGERIERCMQRGNISISVPMLEKPEYQKGGKMKKKENEVHTVNYSSNPTYGSPTSDYRPRSNAPRLSSSYNHHLNSNSYPPPQHSYRPPQQTYQPPQQAYRPPQQNYQPPQQAYQPPRQNYQNFENNPRPRRQIEQFAPIPMTYAQCYDKLLSNSAIAPIPGGGPQNPPYPHWKPDVTTNPLPDHGNGGTNAVEGSGEFRRKIAEVTMSLSLVLGALENEGLIKREELDLTLRYDGYDELKTSKVQDLIDSKKVVFGVKSGCLNAVNVIGDEFYKGPRPGGRTKPIVLQYFLEDQPFVKSPHPSKPSYVNDKAVPWVYEKNDLEVAVDNISGVSRITRTGRVYSREESDDPMSGAEAERKRKGKDVEFLKIIRQSEYMIVDQLKKTPTKISILELIMSSEPHRKVLLRMLNQAYVSEKIPTESFDGIVGNVLATHLLSFTEEEIPDEGMGHNKALHISAMCRGFEVEIMGEIEVPLEIANVTFNVPFMVMDISPTYSCLLGRPWIHTAGAVPSSLHQNLKFAHGGRVY; from the exons ATGAATTCCTCAGGATATGCACCGGTAGTTGGGCTAACTCAGGATGGTGGATTTCCATCACTGGATTCCCAGCAGAAAACGTATGTCATGCCTGTAGAGATTAAAGAGGAAGGAGGAAGGGGTCTTACT TACGAGCATAACATGGAGAAGGTCCCCACCATCTATGATCTTCAGTGTActgtcatgaaggaaggagaaa gtttaggagaaatgatcCGAGCAGGGGAACGTATTGAGAGATGCATGCAAAGAGGAAATATTAGCATTAGCGTCCCGATGCTTGAGAAACCAGAGTATCAGAAgggagggaagatgaagaagaaggaaaacgagGTGCATACCGTTAATTATAGCAGCAATCCCACTTATGGGTCTCCCACTTCTGATTACAGGCCGCGAAGCAATGCTCCCAGGCTGTCTAGTTCATATAACCACCACCTAAACTCAAATTCCTACCCGCCACCTCAGCATTCTTATCGACCACCTCAACAGACTTACCAACCACCTCAGCAAGCTTATCGACCACCTCAGCAAAATTACCAGCCACCTCAGCAAGCTTACCAACCACCCCgccaaaattaccaaaactttgaaaataacCCTAGACCCCGAAGGCAGATAGAGCAGTTCGCTCCGATACCCATGACTTATGCCCAGTGTTATGACAAGTTATTGTCTAATTCAGCTATTGCACCTATCCCGGGAGGAGGACCCCAGAATCCACCTTATCCTCATTG gAAGCCCGATGTGACCACTAACCCTTTGCCGGATCATGGCAATGGAGGTACCAATGCTGTTGAGGGTTCAGGTGAGTTTAGGAGGAAAATTGCAGAGGTAACTATGTCTTTGAGTTTGGTGTTGGGTGCTTTGGAAAATGAAGGACTTATTAAAagagaggagttggacttgacgTTGAGATACGATGGTtatgatgagttgaagactt caaaggtGCAGGATTTGATTGATAGCAAAAAAGTAGTATTTGGTGTGAAGTCAGGGTGCCTGAATGCAGTCAATGTTATTGGGGATGAATTTTATAAAGGACCAAGGCCTGGTGGGAGGACGAAGCCAATTGTTTTGCAGTACTTTTTAGAAGATCAACCGTTTGTCAAAAGTCCACATCCTTCAAAGCCTTCTTACGTGAATGATAAGGCTGTTCCGTGGGTATATGAGAAAAATGATCTTGAGGTTGCCGTGGATAACATCTCAGGGGTGAGTAGGATAACCCGAACTGGACGGGTTTATTCTCGCGAGGAGTCAGATGACCCAATGTCAGGAGCAGaagctgaaaggaaaaggaagggaaaggaCGTT gagtttctGAAGATTATCCGTCAAAGCGAGTATATGATTGTAGACCAGTTGAAAAAGACCCCGACAAAGATTTCCATCTtagaattaatcatgagttcggAGCCACACCGTAAAGTGTTGTTGAGAATGTTGAATCAAGCCTATGTGTCAGAAAAGATACCGACAGAATCTTTTGACGGGATTGTCGGAAATGTGCTCGCAACTCACTTATTATCATTTACTGAAGAGGAGATTCCAGATGAGGGGATGGGCCATAACAAAGCGTTGCATATTTCGGCcatgtgtaggggttttgaAGTG gagataatgggggagatCGAGGTCCCTTTGGAGATCGCAAATGTTACATTCAATGTCCCctttatggtgatggatatatcgCCGACTTACAGTTGCCTATTAGGTAGGCCATGGATCCATACTGCTGGTGCTGTACCATCGTCTttacatcagaatctcaaatttGCTCACGGAGGAAGAGTCTACtga